The following are encoded together in the Candidatus Margulisiibacteriota bacterium genome:
- a CDS encoding epoxyqueuosine reductase QueH, with amino-acid sequence MKKVLLHICCGVCASWPVEKLRSDGYEVAGFFYDPNIQPEEEYIRRLTVAQKVSQLLNFDLIEGKYDPDAWFLKVKGLETEAEGGLRCTVCFQMRLEETARMARKLNIPFFTSTLTVSPHKNAKTVEQEGGRAGGDTFLKYDFKKQDGFKKTHDFAKQNGLYCQNYCGCRYSIR; translated from the coding sequence ATGAAAAAGGTCCTGCTCCATATCTGCTGCGGGGTGTGCGCCTCCTGGCCGGTAGAAAAACTCCGCTCAGACGGTTATGAGGTCGCAGGCTTCTTTTATGATCCCAACATCCAGCCTGAAGAAGAATACATAAGAAGACTCACTGTGGCCCAAAAAGTGTCGCAGCTGCTGAACTTTGATCTTATAGAAGGCAAATATGATCCCGATGCATGGTTTTTAAAAGTCAAGGGCCTTGAGACCGAGGCGGAAGGCGGTTTGCGGTGTACGGTCTGCTTCCAAATGCGGCTCGAAGAGACGGCAAGAATGGCTAGGAAGCTCAATATCCCTTTCTTTACCTCTACATTGACCGTAAGTCCGCATAAGAACGCTAAGACAGTAGAGCAGGAGGGCGGGAGAGCGGGAGGGGATACCTTCCTTAAATACGATTTTAAGAAACAGGACGGGTTCAAGAAGACGCACGATTTTGCTAAGCAAAACGGACTATACTGCCAGAACTATTGCGGATGCAGGTACAGTATTAGATAA
- a CDS encoding deoxyuridine 5'-triphosphate nucleotidohydrolase, with translation MLSKHEIEELIKGENLIEGYFSLDKQLTQNGFDLTVEKIFEFTGRGAVDFSNRERALPECREMMPEKGAPEDPFGWWHLKKGAYKVRTNETVNIPNDLMGFAFTRTTLLRAGAFTQNGIWDAGFCGKSEFLLVVENPQGLDLKQNARVLQLAFSRISEVAQGYSGIYKDLK, from the coding sequence ATGCTCAGCAAACACGAAATAGAAGAACTGATAAAGGGAGAGAATCTCATAGAAGGCTATTTTTCGCTTGATAAACAGCTGACGCAGAACGGCTTTGACCTGACAGTTGAAAAGATATTCGAATTTACCGGTCGTGGAGCCGTTGATTTTTCCAACAGGGAAAGGGCGCTTCCGGAATGCCGGGAGATGATGCCAGAAAAAGGGGCTCCGGAGGATCCCTTTGGCTGGTGGCATCTTAAAAAAGGCGCCTACAAGGTCAGGACCAACGAGACCGTCAATATCCCCAACGACCTTATGGGGTTTGCTTTTACCAGGACAACGCTGCTGAGAGCGGGGGCCTTTACCCAGAACGGGATCTGGGACGCGGGATTTTGCGGCAAGAGCGAATTCCTTTTGGTGGTAGAAAATCCCCAGGGGCTTGATCTTAAACAGAACGCCAGAGTGCTGCAGCTGGCCTTTTCGCGCATCAGCGAAGTTGCGCAGGGCTACAGCGGCATTTACAAAGACCTAAAGTGA
- a CDS encoding thioesterase family protein, producing the protein MKTRIYYHDTDCGGVVYYGNYLKYLEEARTEYLESKGLDVKALADSGIWFAVARQEIDYEAPAKYGDILETETVISEIKKIKIVFDCVIKNQDGKTVAKAKTIMACVDPALKLLKIPDEVKRALT; encoded by the coding sequence ATGAAAACACGAATCTATTATCACGACACCGACTGCGGCGGGGTGGTCTATTACGGCAATTATCTTAAATATCTTGAAGAGGCAAGAACTGAATATCTTGAGAGCAAAGGCCTTGATGTAAAAGCCCTGGCAGACAGCGGGATATGGTTTGCGGTCGCAAGGCAGGAAATAGACTATGAGGCTCCCGCAAAGTACGGGGACATCCTTGAGACAGAGACGGTCATTTCGGAAATAAAAAAGATCAAGATCGTGTTTGATTGCGTTATTAAGAACCAGGACGGAAAAACAGTTGCAAAAGCAAAGACAATTATGGCCTGCGTTGACCCGGCATTAAAACTGCTAAAGATCCCTGACGAAGTAAAAAGAGCTCTGACATAG
- a CDS encoding ACT domain-containing protein encodes MLICQISVFLENRKGRLYEVSSVLGKACVNIKALTIAESSDFGILRMVTDRPDAAANALKEAGFTAETTEIVAVEVEDEPGGLAKVLKVIDDNDLNLEYMYGFVEKHTDKALMVFRFEDPQQAVKILIKNRINTVKAKDISAL; translated from the coding sequence ATGCTGATCTGCCAGATCTCGGTTTTTTTGGAGAACAGGAAAGGGCGCCTTTATGAGGTTAGCAGCGTTCTGGGCAAGGCCTGTGTCAATATAAAGGCGTTGACCATTGCGGAAAGCAGCGACTTTGGCATACTGCGGATGGTTACGGACAGGCCCGATGCCGCTGCAAATGCCCTCAAAGAGGCCGGGTTTACCGCAGAAACTACCGAGATAGTGGCTGTTGAGGTCGAAGATGAGCCGGGAGGTCTGGCAAAGGTCCTGAAAGTTATTGACGACAACGATTTGAACCTCGAGTATATGTACGGCTTTGTCGAAAAACATACGGACAAAGCGCTCATGGTGTTCCGCTTTGAAGACCCGCAGCAAGCGGTGAAGATCCTTATTAAGAACAGAATAAACACGGTCAAAGCAAAGGACATATCGGCGCTATAA